Proteins found in one Salinimonas lutimaris genomic segment:
- the hemE gene encoding uroporphyrinogen decarboxylase: protein MSQQPTTPTSELKNDRYLRALSKQPVDATPVWMMRQAGRYLPEYKATRAQAGDFMSLCRNAELACEVTMQPLRRFDLDAAILFSDILTIPDAMGLGLYFEAGEGPKFSNPIQSQADVDKIGIPDPEGELQYVMNAVRTIRKELKGEVPLIGFSGSPWTLATYMIEGGSSKAFTKIKKMAFAQPAVLHKLMEKLADSVTSYLNAQIAAGAQSVMIFDTWGGVLSPRDYNEFSLQYMARIVDGLTRHNDGRKVPVTLFTKNGGMWLEDIAATGCDAVGLDWTINIDEARRRIGDKVALQGNMDPSMLYASPQRIEQEVADILASYGQGSGHVFNLGHGIHLDVPPENAGVFIDAVHRLSRPYHR, encoded by the coding sequence ATGTCACAGCAGCCAACAACGCCGACATCTGAATTAAAAAACGACCGTTATCTGCGTGCGTTGTCAAAGCAACCTGTTGATGCCACCCCGGTATGGATGATGCGTCAGGCCGGGCGCTATTTACCGGAATATAAAGCAACCCGCGCACAGGCTGGTGATTTCATGTCATTGTGTCGTAACGCCGAGCTAGCCTGTGAAGTGACCATGCAGCCATTGCGTCGCTTTGATCTTGACGCAGCAATTTTGTTTTCTGACATTCTGACTATTCCGGATGCGATGGGACTTGGGCTGTATTTTGAAGCCGGCGAGGGTCCTAAATTCAGTAACCCGATTCAAAGCCAGGCAGATGTTGATAAAATTGGCATCCCAGACCCGGAAGGCGAACTGCAATACGTGATGAATGCAGTGCGTACTATTCGTAAAGAGCTGAAAGGGGAAGTGCCGCTGATTGGTTTTTCCGGCAGCCCCTGGACACTTGCCACCTATATGATTGAAGGTGGTTCCAGCAAAGCCTTTACCAAAATTAAAAAGATGGCATTTGCTCAGCCGGCCGTGCTGCATAAATTAATGGAAAAGCTGGCTGACTCTGTCACCAGTTATCTTAATGCACAGATTGCAGCCGGCGCACAGTCGGTCATGATATTTGATACCTGGGGCGGAGTGCTGTCGCCACGCGATTATAATGAATTTTCGCTGCAGTATATGGCCCGCATTGTCGATGGTCTGACCCGCCACAATGACGGACGTAAAGTACCGGTCACTCTGTTTACCAAAAACGGCGGAATGTGGCTGGAAGACATTGCAGCAACCGGTTGTGATGCTGTGGGACTGGACTGGACTATCAATATTGATGAAGCCCGCCGTCGGATTGGCGACAAGGTGGCCTTGCAGGGCAACATGGATCCGTCCATGCTGTATGCCTCACCACAGCGGATTGAACAGGAAGTGGCTGATATTCTTGCCAGTTATGGGCAGGGAAGCGGTCATGTATTTAATTTAGGTCATGGTATTCATCTGGATGTACCACCTGAAAATGCCGGTGTGTTTATCGATGCAGTCCATCGCCTGAGCAGACCTTATCACCGTTAA